From Achromobacter spanius, a single genomic window includes:
- the murG gene encoding undecaprenyldiphospho-muramoylpentapeptide beta-N-acetylglucosaminyltransferase, translating to MTAARTILIMAGGTGGHIMPGLAVADVLRERGWRVLWLGNPDKMEGRLVPPRGIELVPLRFQGVRGKGASALLKLPFLLLRAFAQAWSRLSDVRPDVVLGMGGYVAFPGGVIAALRGTPLVVHEQNAVAGTANKCLAKMSRRVLSGFPGVLPKGEAMGNPVRADLCALPDPAERYAGRSGPLRVLVVGGSLGAQALNTTVPQALARLPIGHRPTVVHQAGEQHLPALQQAYAQAGVQADCRAFIDDMAGAMADADLLICRAGAMTVSEVAAAGVAALFVPFPHAIDDHQTANARFLSDAQAAWLQPQTAMTPEWLADWLSQRTRQELEAVAVRARAHARPDAAAHIADVCEQAAGRSS from the coding sequence ATGACCGCCGCCCGCACCATTCTCATCATGGCCGGCGGCACCGGCGGCCACATCATGCCAGGCCTCGCCGTGGCCGATGTGCTGCGCGAACGCGGCTGGCGCGTGCTGTGGCTGGGCAATCCCGACAAAATGGAAGGCCGCCTCGTGCCGCCGCGCGGCATCGAACTGGTGCCGCTGCGCTTCCAGGGCGTGCGCGGCAAGGGCGCGTCCGCGCTGCTCAAGCTGCCTTTCCTCTTGCTGCGCGCGTTCGCGCAAGCGTGGTCGCGGCTGTCCGACGTGCGTCCAGATGTGGTGCTGGGCATGGGCGGCTACGTGGCGTTCCCGGGCGGCGTGATTGCCGCGCTGCGCGGCACGCCGCTCGTCGTGCACGAACAGAATGCCGTCGCCGGCACCGCCAACAAATGCCTGGCGAAGATGTCGCGCCGCGTGCTGAGCGGATTCCCCGGCGTGCTGCCCAAGGGCGAAGCCATGGGCAATCCGGTGCGCGCCGACCTGTGCGCCTTGCCGGACCCCGCCGAACGCTATGCCGGCCGCAGCGGCCCGCTGCGCGTGCTGGTGGTGGGCGGCAGCCTGGGGGCGCAAGCCTTGAATACCACCGTGCCGCAGGCGCTTGCGCGTCTGCCGATCGGCCACCGGCCGACGGTCGTTCACCAGGCCGGTGAACAACATTTGCCGGCGCTGCAGCAGGCGTACGCCCAGGCGGGTGTGCAAGCCGATTGCCGCGCCTTCATCGACGACATGGCGGGCGCCATGGCCGACGCCGATCTGCTGATCTGCCGCGCGGGCGCCATGACGGTGTCCGAAGTGGCGGCCGCCGGCGTCGCGGCGCTGTTCGTGCCGTTCCCCCACGCCATCGATGACCACCAGACCGCCAACGCGCGCTTCCTGAGCGATGCGCAGGCCGCCTGGCTGCAGCCGCAGACCGCCATGACGCCCGAGTGGCTGGCGGATTGGCTGAGCCAGCGCACCCGACAAGAACTCGAGGCTGTCGCCGTCCGTGCCCGCGCGCATGCGCGTCCCGACGCGGCCGCCCATATCGCCGACGTCTGTGAACAAGCAGCGGGGCGTTCATCATGA
- the murC gene encoding UDP-N-acetylmuramate--L-alanine ligase encodes MKHRIQHIHFVGIGGSGMSGIAEVLLNLGYDISGSDLNESAVTRRLAALGVKIAIGHAASNVTGASAIVTSTAVAGDNPEVIAARSARIPVVPRAIMLAELMRLKRGIAVAGTHGKTTTTSLVASVLAAGDLDPTFVIGGRLNSAGANARLGQGDYIVVEADESDASFLNLLPVMAIVTNIDADHMDTYGHDVARLKSAFIEFTQRLPFYGSVVLCSDDANVREIMPFVSRPITTYGLNEDAQVRAYEVRPDGTRMRFNVQRTHRDTLLPPLNVELNLPGLHNVRNALAAIAVATELGVSDAAICEALSSFKGVGRRFTQTGEFPVPANHGGGTFTVIDDYGHHPVEMSATLAAARGAWPDRRIVLAFQPHRYTRTRDCFEDFVRVLGTADAVLLTEVYAAGEPPLVAADGRALSRALRVAGKVEPVFVEDVAELPQTVVDFVRDGDVVIVMGAGSISKVPAQVGELA; translated from the coding sequence ATGAAACACAGAATTCAACATATCCATTTTGTAGGCATCGGCGGTTCGGGCATGAGCGGCATTGCCGAAGTGCTGCTGAACCTGGGCTACGACATCAGCGGTTCCGACCTGAACGAGTCGGCGGTGACGCGCCGCCTGGCCGCGCTGGGCGTGAAGATCGCGATCGGCCATGCCGCCAGCAACGTCACGGGCGCCAGCGCCATCGTCACGTCCACGGCGGTGGCGGGGGACAACCCCGAAGTGATCGCGGCGCGCTCGGCGCGCATCCCGGTGGTGCCGCGCGCCATTATGCTGGCCGAGCTCATGCGCTTGAAGCGCGGCATCGCCGTGGCCGGCACGCACGGCAAGACCACCACGACCAGCCTGGTCGCCAGCGTGCTGGCGGCGGGCGACCTGGATCCCACGTTCGTGATCGGCGGCCGGCTGAATTCGGCGGGCGCCAATGCGCGGCTGGGGCAGGGCGATTACATCGTGGTCGAGGCCGACGAGTCGGACGCCTCGTTCCTGAACCTGCTGCCCGTGATGGCCATCGTGACCAATATCGATGCCGATCACATGGACACCTACGGGCACGACGTGGCGCGGCTCAAGAGCGCGTTCATCGAATTCACGCAGCGCCTGCCGTTCTATGGCAGCGTCGTGCTGTGCTCGGACGACGCGAACGTGCGCGAGATCATGCCGTTCGTGTCGCGTCCCATCACGACCTACGGCCTGAACGAGGACGCGCAGGTGCGGGCGTATGAAGTGCGGCCGGACGGCACGCGCATGCGCTTTAACGTGCAGCGCACCCATCGTGACACGCTGCTGCCGCCGCTGAACGTCGAATTGAATCTGCCGGGCCTGCACAACGTGCGCAACGCGCTGGCCGCGATTGCCGTGGCAACCGAACTGGGCGTGTCCGACGCCGCCATCTGCGAGGCGCTGTCGTCCTTCAAGGGCGTGGGCCGCCGCTTCACCCAGACGGGCGAGTTCCCGGTGCCGGCCAACCATGGCGGCGGCACCTTCACGGTGATCGACGACTACGGCCACCATCCGGTCGAAATGTCGGCAACGCTGGCTGCGGCGCGCGGCGCCTGGCCCGACCGCCGCATCGTGCTGGCCTTCCAGCCGCACCGCTACACGCGGACGCGGGATTGCTTCGAGGACTTCGTGCGCGTCTTGGGCACCGCCGACGCGGTGCTGCTGACCGAGGTCTACGCCGCGGGCGAGCCGCCGCTGGTCGCAGCCGACGGACGCGCGCTCTCGCGGGCACTGCGCGTGGCCGGCAAGGTCGAGCCGGTGTTCGTGGAAGACGTGGCGGAACTGCCGCAGACCGTTGTGGATTTCGTGCGCGATGGCGACGTCGTCATCGTGATGGGGGCGGGTTCGATCAGCAAGGTCCCGGCCCAGGTGGGAGAGCTGGCATGA
- a CDS encoding D-alanine--D-alanine ligase produces MSKQFGKVGVLYGGRSAEREVSLMSGKGVHEALTSAGVDAHLFDTGERSLAELADQAFDRVFIALHGRYGEDGTLQGALELLGIPYTGSGPMASALAMDKTMTKRIWLQHGLPTPDFEVLDADTELRLVPDRLQLPLIIKPPHEGSTVGITKVVGYSDMKEAYAAAAQYDSEVLAEQFITGRELTVAVLGSGKAARALPVIEIAAPGGNYDYEHKYFSDDTQYFCPAALPADVAEEVARIAVKAYQTLGCEGWGRADFILDADNRPWLLEMNTSPGMTGHSLVPMAAKAVGISYAELCVAILSEASCKVHGHARNA; encoded by the coding sequence ATGAGCAAGCAATTCGGCAAGGTGGGTGTGTTGTACGGCGGCCGGTCCGCCGAACGTGAAGTCTCGCTCATGTCCGGCAAGGGCGTGCACGAGGCGCTGACCAGCGCCGGCGTGGACGCGCACCTGTTCGACACCGGCGAGCGCAGTCTTGCCGAACTGGCTGATCAAGCCTTTGATCGCGTATTCATCGCACTGCACGGCCGTTACGGAGAAGACGGCACCCTGCAGGGCGCGCTGGAACTGTTGGGCATCCCTTACACCGGCAGCGGCCCGATGGCCTCGGCGCTGGCCATGGACAAGACCATGACCAAGCGCATCTGGCTGCAGCATGGCCTGCCCACGCCCGACTTTGAAGTGCTGGACGCCGATACCGAACTGCGCCTGGTCCCCGACCGTCTGCAACTGCCGCTGATCATCAAGCCGCCGCATGAAGGCTCGACCGTGGGCATCACCAAGGTCGTCGGTTACTCCGACATGAAGGAAGCCTACGCCGCAGCCGCGCAGTACGACAGCGAGGTCCTGGCCGAGCAGTTCATCACCGGGCGCGAACTGACCGTGGCCGTGCTGGGCTCGGGCAAGGCGGCGCGCGCGCTACCCGTGATCGAGATCGCGGCGCCGGGCGGCAACTACGACTACGAACACAAGTATTTCTCCGACGACACGCAGTATTTCTGCCCGGCCGCCTTGCCTGCGGACGTTGCTGAAGAAGTCGCGCGGATTGCCGTCAAGGCGTATCAGACGCTGGGCTGCGAAGGCTGGGGCCGCGCGGATTTCATCCTCGATGCCGACAACCGGCCCTGGCTGCTTGAAATGAATACTTCGCCCGGCATGACCGGCCACTCCCTGGTGCCCATGGCCGCAAAGGCCGTGGGGATCAGCTATGCAGAATTGTGCGTGGCCATCCTGTCCGAGGCCTCGTGCAAGGTGCACGGCCACGCCCGCAACGCTTGA
- a CDS encoding cell division protein FtsQ/DivIB, which translates to MWNDARTTNLIANTLAVLAVAAMLIAGVVWVAQRPYFTLSAIELESMPDTELHYVSTGAVRSAIAGRVKGNFFTVDLDDAREIFESVPWVRHATVRRIWPNVLRVRIEEQQPLALWNENQMINTWGEAFTANTGEVDDDTVLPQFSGPDGTEALVVQRYAELARWFAPLDMHVEQLELSPRYAWRVVLSNGMLLDLGRDPGADAPDPHGLPGALPFAARIQRFVQAWPTVAGRLEGRTITQADLRYPNGFALALAPLPASETKSKSTPKPPKKR; encoded by the coding sequence GTGTGGAACGACGCTCGTACTACCAACCTGATCGCCAACACGCTCGCCGTGCTGGCGGTTGCCGCCATGCTCATCGCGGGCGTGGTGTGGGTAGCGCAACGTCCGTATTTCACGCTGTCGGCGATCGAGCTGGAATCGATGCCGGACACAGAGCTGCACTACGTGTCGACGGGCGCCGTACGCTCGGCGATCGCGGGCCGCGTGAAGGGCAACTTCTTCACGGTGGACCTGGACGACGCGCGCGAGATCTTCGAATCGGTGCCGTGGGTCCGGCATGCCACCGTGCGGCGGATCTGGCCGAACGTGCTGCGCGTGCGCATCGAGGAACAGCAGCCCCTGGCGCTGTGGAACGAGAACCAGATGATCAACACCTGGGGCGAGGCGTTCACGGCCAACACGGGCGAGGTGGACGACGACACGGTGCTGCCGCAGTTCTCCGGGCCGGACGGCACGGAAGCGCTGGTCGTACAGCGCTACGCCGAGCTGGCGCGCTGGTTCGCGCCGCTGGACATGCATGTGGAACAGTTGGAACTGAGCCCGCGCTACGCCTGGCGCGTCGTGCTTTCCAACGGCATGCTGCTGGACCTTGGCCGGGATCCGGGCGCCGATGCGCCGGACCCGCACGGCCTGCCCGGCGCCTTGCCGTTCGCGGCTCGTATTCAACGCTTTGTGCAGGCGTGGCCCACCGTGGCGGGGCGCCTGGAAGGGCGCACCATCACGCAGGCCGACCTGCGCTATCCGAATGGTTTCGCCCTGGCGCTGGCTCCGTTGCCCGCGTCGGAAACCAAATCCAAATCCACACCGAAACCTCCCAAGAAACGCTAA
- the ftsA gene encoding cell division protein FtsA — protein MTRDIKDLIVALDIGTSKVVAVVAEILPEGRFEVLGLGQHESRGMRKGVVVNIETTVNSIQRALEEAELMADCKIRDVYTGIAGSHIRSFNSSGMVAVKDKEVTATDVARVIETAKAVNIPTDQQVLHVLTQEFIVDGQEDIREPIGMSGLRLEVRVHIVTGAVSAAQNIVKCVRRCGLEVQDLILQPLASSLAVLTADEKELGVVLVDIGGGTTDVAIFTGGAIRHTAVLPIAGDQITNDIAAMLRTPTPDAEEIKLRYGVAKQVLASPDESVEVPGLGDRGPRQVKRQALGAVIEPRVEELFTLVQQVVRDSGYEDLLASGVVLTGGSAQLPGMIELAEDVFLKPVRVAVPEYEGSLADVMRNPRFSTVMGLLQEARMQRVRGRKVAAQTGNFKSLLARMKEWFMN, from the coding sequence ATGACCCGTGACATCAAGGACCTTATCGTCGCCCTCGATATCGGCACCAGCAAGGTGGTGGCTGTGGTGGCTGAAATCCTGCCTGAAGGCCGCTTCGAGGTGCTAGGCCTGGGCCAGCACGAATCGCGCGGCATGCGCAAGGGCGTGGTCGTCAATATCGAGACCACTGTGAATTCCATCCAGCGCGCGCTTGAAGAAGCCGAGCTGATGGCAGATTGCAAGATTCGAGACGTCTACACCGGCATCGCCGGCAGCCATATCCGCAGCTTCAATTCCAGCGGCATGGTCGCCGTGAAGGACAAGGAAGTCACCGCCACCGACGTCGCCCGCGTCATCGAGACCGCGAAGGCGGTGAACATCCCGACCGACCAGCAGGTGCTGCACGTGCTGACGCAGGAGTTCATCGTCGACGGCCAGGAAGACATCCGCGAACCCATCGGGATGAGCGGCCTGCGCCTGGAAGTGCGCGTGCACATCGTGACGGGCGCGGTCAGCGCCGCGCAGAACATCGTCAAGTGCGTGCGCCGCTGCGGCCTCGAAGTGCAGGACCTGATTCTGCAGCCGCTCGCCTCCAGCCTTGCCGTGCTGACGGCCGACGAAAAGGAACTGGGCGTCGTGCTCGTCGACATCGGCGGCGGCACGACCGACGTTGCCATCTTCACCGGTGGCGCAATCCGCCACACCGCCGTGCTGCCCATCGCCGGCGATCAGATCACCAACGACATCGCGGCGATGCTGCGCACGCCCACGCCCGATGCCGAAGAAATCAAGCTGCGCTACGGCGTCGCCAAGCAGGTGCTGGCCAGCCCGGACGAGTCCGTGGAAGTGCCGGGCCTGGGCGACCGCGGCCCGCGCCAGGTCAAGCGCCAGGCGCTGGGCGCGGTGATCGAACCGCGCGTGGAAGAACTATTCACGCTGGTGCAACAGGTGGTGCGCGATTCCGGCTACGAGGACCTGCTGGCTTCCGGCGTGGTCCTGACCGGCGGATCCGCGCAGCTGCCCGGCATGATCGAACTGGCCGAGGACGTGTTCCTCAAGCCGGTTCGCGTGGCGGTGCCCGAGTACGAAGGCAGCCTTGCCGACGTGATGCGCAATCCGCGCTTCTCGACGGTGATGGGGCTGCTGCAGGAAGCGCGCATGCAGCGTGTGCGTGGCCGCAAGGTGGCTGCGCAGACGGGCAACTTCAAGAGCCTGCTTGCGCGCATGAAGGAGTGGTTCATGAATTAA
- the ftsZ gene encoding cell division protein FtsZ: protein MMNFEMLENNTKGTVIKVVGVGGAGGNAVAHMIRSGVHGVDFICANTDAQALAATNAPVQIRLGRTGLGAGAKPEQGRASAETAREEIRAALNGAHMVFITAGMGGGTGTGAGPVVAEVAKELGILTVGVVTKPFTFEGNKRLKMAEDGISELAKHVHSLIVVLNENLYELMDEDATQEDCFRSADDILHNACAGIAEIINVEGNVNVDFEDVKTIMGEQGQAMMGTASASGADRARVAAEHAIACPLLEGVDLNGARGVLVNITASRSLKMRETREIMETIRSYASDDATVIFGTAYDESMGENLRVTVVATGLGRAQARPQLVQTTAEVLRTGTDNMPMGTMPAGQGGDYRNLDMPSVMRNPRSQASAQVRALESSGMDHFDIPAFLRKQAD from the coding sequence ATGATGAACTTTGAGATGCTTGAGAACAACACCAAAGGGACCGTAATCAAGGTCGTTGGTGTGGGCGGTGCGGGCGGCAATGCCGTGGCGCACATGATTCGCAGCGGTGTGCACGGCGTGGATTTCATCTGCGCCAATACCGATGCGCAAGCGCTGGCGGCAACCAATGCGCCGGTGCAGATCCGTCTGGGCCGTACCGGTCTGGGCGCGGGCGCCAAGCCCGAGCAGGGACGCGCGTCGGCGGAAACCGCGCGCGAGGAAATCCGTGCGGCGCTGAACGGCGCACACATGGTCTTCATCACCGCGGGCATGGGCGGCGGCACCGGTACCGGTGCAGGTCCGGTCGTGGCCGAAGTGGCGAAGGAGCTGGGCATTCTGACCGTGGGCGTGGTCACCAAGCCTTTCACCTTTGAAGGCAACAAGCGCCTGAAGATGGCCGAGGACGGTATCTCGGAACTGGCCAAGCACGTGCATTCGCTCATCGTGGTGCTCAACGAGAACCTCTATGAACTGATGGACGAGGACGCGACGCAGGAAGACTGCTTCCGTTCGGCCGACGACATCCTGCACAACGCGTGCGCAGGTATCGCCGAAATCATCAACGTCGAAGGTAACGTCAACGTCGACTTCGAAGACGTCAAGACGATCATGGGCGAGCAGGGCCAGGCCATGATGGGCACGGCGTCGGCATCGGGCGCGGATCGCGCACGCGTTGCCGCCGAGCACGCCATTGCTTGCCCGCTGCTGGAAGGCGTGGATCTGAACGGCGCGCGTGGCGTGCTGGTCAACATCACCGCCAGCCGCTCGCTGAAGATGCGCGAAACGCGCGAAATCATGGAAACGATCCGCAGCTACGCTTCGGACGACGCGACCGTGATCTTCGGCACCGCCTACGACGAGTCCATGGGCGAAAACCTGCGTGTCACGGTGGTTGCAACCGGCCTTGGCCGTGCGCAAGCCCGTCCGCAACTGGTGCAGACCACCGCTGAAGTGCTGCGCACCGGCACCGACAACATGCCCATGGGCACGATGCCGGCCGGTCAAGGCGGTGATTACCGCAACCTGGACATGCCGTCTGTCATGCGCAATCCGCGCAGCCAGGCGTCGGCCCAGGTGCGCGCGCTGGAAAGCTCGGGAATGGATCATTTCGACATCCCGGCCTTCCTGCGTAAGCAGGCGGACTGA
- the lpxC gene encoding UDP-3-O-acyl-N-acetylglucosamine deacetylase, translating to MFRQRSIQNLVRTTGVGVHSGRRVELTLRPAQPNTGIVFHRVDLPQVVDLPAQATGVGDTRMASVLQQGNVRVSTVEHLMSALAGLGIDNLHVDLTAEEVPIMDGSAATFVYLLRSAGIVEQNAPKQFIRVLKPVEVREGEGRNEKWARLEPHEGYALAFSIDFRHPAIDSTANFAEIDFATHSYVREIARARTFGFVNEVEALRSMGLARGGSLDNAIVMDEYRVLNSDGLRYDDEFVKHKILDAIGDLYLLGKPLVARYVACKSGHGLNNQLARALLEQRDAWEIVTYESQAEAPQAFRHEWKLA from the coding sequence ATGTTCCGACAGCGCAGCATCCAGAATCTCGTCCGCACGACAGGCGTCGGCGTCCACTCAGGACGGCGGGTAGAGCTCACCCTGCGTCCGGCACAGCCCAATACCGGTATCGTCTTTCACCGTGTGGATCTGCCGCAGGTTGTTGACCTGCCCGCGCAAGCCACGGGCGTGGGCGATACCCGCATGGCGTCGGTGCTGCAGCAGGGCAATGTTCGCGTGTCGACCGTGGAACATCTCATGTCGGCATTGGCCGGCCTGGGTATCGACAACCTGCACGTCGACCTCACTGCCGAAGAAGTCCCCATCATGGACGGCAGCGCGGCGACGTTTGTTTATCTTTTGCGCTCGGCGGGCATCGTCGAGCAGAACGCGCCCAAGCAATTCATCCGTGTCTTGAAGCCGGTGGAAGTGCGTGAAGGCGAAGGCCGCAACGAGAAATGGGCCCGGCTCGAACCCCACGAAGGGTACGCGCTGGCCTTCTCGATCGACTTCCGCCACCCCGCCATCGACTCCACGGCGAATTTTGCAGAAATCGATTTCGCCACGCATTCGTACGTGCGCGAGATCGCGCGGGCGCGCACCTTTGGTTTCGTGAATGAAGTCGAGGCCCTGCGGTCGATGGGCCTGGCCCGTGGCGGCAGCCTGGATAACGCCATCGTCATGGACGAGTACCGCGTGCTGAACAGCGACGGGCTGCGTTACGACGATGAATTCGTCAAACACAAGATCCTGGACGCCATCGGCGACCTGTATCTGCTGGGCAAACCGCTGGTGGCGCGCTATGTGGCGTGCAAGTCGGGTCACGGCCTGAACAACCAGCTCGCCCGCGCGCTGCTCGAGCAGCGCGACGCCTGGGAAATCGTCACGTACGAATCGCAGGCAGAAGCGCCCCAGGCGTTTCGCCATGAATGGAAGCTGGCCTGA
- a CDS encoding DciA family protein: MRGAGVLATARKHLQIQYAVAAVLPAPLGAVCQVAKLENLCLHLVVPTAAHAAKMRQLAPRIARSLADQGWNLNEIAIKVQAGLPKPGARQPRPPKEAQPLNDKALGAFETLHDNLRPGPLADAVAKLLRHHKSS; this comes from the coding sequence ATGCGGGGCGCCGGTGTATTGGCGACTGCCCGCAAGCATCTACAAATTCAGTACGCGGTGGCGGCGGTGTTGCCCGCTCCGCTGGGTGCTGTGTGCCAGGTCGCCAAGCTGGAAAACCTGTGTCTGCATCTGGTGGTGCCCACCGCCGCGCACGCAGCCAAGATGCGTCAGTTGGCGCCGCGCATCGCGCGCTCACTGGCGGACCAGGGCTGGAACCTTAACGAAATTGCCATCAAGGTACAAGCCGGGTTACCCAAGCCCGGCGCCCGTCAGCCGCGCCCTCCCAAAGAGGCGCAGCCCCTGAACGACAAGGCATTGGGCGCGTTCGAAACGCTGCACGACAATCTGCGGCCGGGTCCGTTGGCCGACGCCGTTGCCAAGCTCTTGAGGCATCACAAGAGTAGCTGA
- a CDS encoding M23 family metallopeptidase: protein MHARDGRDGHLTLGGARLALFLGGALITAAIFGAALQRYITPILPAVHTMGWPLSEQPGRDADFLRENMNLLASKVGALQAKLVSIDGLGQRVAKVAGVAYTDPELAQQLASAQPEAPAHPEASQVMDDLFTDHPPPSAASAEALGRQLDEIQARLSQQTDNLKLLDAALTKRSADQARMPTAMPITDYPYLSSSYGWRRNPVTGRSAMHEGLDFAAPSGTPILAASGGVVLESKWAPGFGNMVEIDHGDGLITRYAHASSLLVKQGDLVERGQQVARVGSSGRSTGPHLHFEVRLAGQPLDPRLFLGPQPQHAPPAVAQAAAP, encoded by the coding sequence ATGCACGCCCGGGACGGGCGGGACGGGCATCTCACCCTGGGCGGCGCGCGACTGGCGTTGTTTCTGGGGGGCGCCTTGATTACCGCGGCCATTTTTGGCGCAGCGCTTCAACGATACATCACTCCCATCCTTCCCGCCGTCCATACGATGGGATGGCCGCTATCCGAGCAGCCGGGGCGCGACGCCGATTTTCTGCGTGAAAACATGAATCTGCTGGCCTCGAAGGTGGGCGCGCTGCAGGCCAAGCTGGTCAGCATCGACGGCCTGGGCCAGCGCGTGGCCAAGGTGGCGGGCGTGGCCTATACCGACCCCGAATTGGCCCAACAGCTTGCGTCGGCGCAGCCAGAGGCCCCGGCTCACCCCGAGGCCTCGCAGGTCATGGACGACCTCTTCACCGACCATCCGCCGCCCAGCGCGGCGTCCGCCGAGGCGCTGGGCCGGCAGCTCGACGAGATCCAGGCGCGGCTGTCGCAGCAGACCGACAACCTGAAGCTGCTGGATGCGGCGCTCACCAAGCGTTCGGCGGATCAGGCGCGCATGCCGACCGCCATGCCGATCACCGATTACCCCTATCTGTCGTCCTCGTATGGCTGGCGCCGCAACCCGGTGACGGGCCGCTCGGCCATGCACGAAGGGCTGGATTTCGCCGCGCCCTCGGGCACGCCGATCCTGGCCGCGTCCGGCGGCGTGGTGCTCGAGTCCAAATGGGCGCCCGGCTTTGGCAACATGGTCGAAATCGACCATGGCGACGGCCTGATCACCCGCTATGCCCATGCGTCCTCGTTGCTGGTCAAGCAGGGCGATCTGGTCGAGCGCGGCCAGCAGGTGGCGCGCGTGGGCAGCTCCGGCCGATCCACCGGGCCGCACCTGCACTTCGAGGTCCGTCTTGCCGGACAGCCGCTGGATCCGCGCCTCTTTCTGGGCCCCCAGCCTCAGCATGCGCCGCCCGCCGTCGCGCAGGCCGCCGCGCCGTGA